A region of Paenimyroides aestuarii DNA encodes the following proteins:
- a CDS encoding EamA family transporter, giving the protein MNSTLKGIILVALGASSYGMLASFVKMAYKQGFTTAEVTFSQFFLAILCLLVVNLFINNTKKATKSDVIKLLTSGTSMGFTSVLYYLCVKYLHASIAVVLLMQSVWIGVLIEAFIAKKMPTFSKFAAVVFVLLGTVLATNLLNNEIIYDFKGFLFGFLAAISFSITLYSTNSIAKELNAYKRSLFMLLGGGIIVLLFSLLTQILPSYLNMQLIASDFIALKTFDFSILYTWGILLSVFGTVLPPILLNKGFPLTGVGLGSIVSAVELPVSVTFAFIFLQEQVLFSQWIGIAIILAAVLLINWNLIRTK; this is encoded by the coding sequence TTGAACTCAACATTAAAAGGAATCATTCTCGTTGCTTTAGGAGCTAGTAGTTACGGCATGCTGGCATCGTTTGTAAAAATGGCTTATAAACAAGGATTTACAACCGCCGAAGTTACTTTTTCGCAATTTTTTTTGGCAATACTATGCCTTTTGGTTGTGAATTTATTCATAAACAACACCAAGAAAGCTACCAAAAGCGATGTAATAAAACTGCTGACCAGTGGCACATCTATGGGGTTTACAAGCGTGTTATACTATTTGTGCGTAAAATACCTCCATGCATCAATTGCTGTGGTTTTGTTAATGCAGTCGGTTTGGATTGGTGTATTAATCGAAGCTTTTATTGCTAAAAAAATGCCTACGTTTTCAAAATTTGCAGCTGTTGTTTTTGTTTTATTGGGAACTGTATTGGCAACTAACTTGTTAAACAACGAAATAATCTATGATTTTAAAGGATTTTTATTCGGATTTTTGGCTGCTATTTCTTTCTCAATAACCTTATACAGCACCAACAGCATTGCAAAAGAGTTGAATGCTTATAAACGCAGTTTGTTTATGCTTTTGGGGGGCGGTATCATTGTGTTGCTTTTTAGTTTGCTTACGCAAATACTTCCCTCCTACTTAAACATGCAATTAATTGCTTCGGATTTTATTGCTTTAAAAACATTCGATTTTTCCATTTTATATACGTGGGGCATTTTACTTTCAGTTTTTGGAACAGTGTTACCTCCTATCCTATTAAACAAAGGATTTCCATTAACAGGAGTTGGTTTAGGAAGCATTGTTTCGGCAGTGGAACTTCCTGTTTCAGTAACTTTTGCATTTATCTTTTTGCAGGAACAAGTACTGTTTTCGCAATGGATTGGAATCGCAATTATTCTTGCCGCAGTTTTATTAATCAATTGGAATTTAATCCGTACAAAGTAA